GTGCTACTCCATCCTTACCCTTAAGAGTACGAGACTCCAGCTTCTCAAGGAAGTAGCCAAACTGCTCGTACAGCTCTTGTAAAACATCATAGAGCGTCTTACCTTGTGTGCTGTAATAAGCAGCAGCTTCAGCGATCAGCATAGCCGCCAAGACAGCATCCTTATCGCGAGCGTAATTCCCTGCCAAATAACCATAGCTCTCTTCATAGCCAAACAAGTAGGTGTACTCGCCAGTTTGGTCAAACTGGTTCATTTTCTCGCCAATATACTTGAAGCCAGTTAGCGTGTTAAACACGGTTGCTCCAAAATGTTCGGCAATAACTGCACCCATTTCGCTGGTTACGATGGTTTTGATAACAGCCCCATTATTCGGAAGCTTGCCTGTTTCTTTCAGCTGATTCAATAAGTAGTAAACCATGATCGCACCAGACTGATTACCGGACAATACTACATATTCGCCATCACGGTTTTTCACAACTGCACCCATACGGTCAGCATCAGGGTCTGTTCCGATCAACAGATCTGCACCAATTTTCTCACCTAGCGCAATTGCCAGTTTAAACGCATCGCGTTCTTCCGGGTTTGGCGACTTAACAGTCGAAAATTCAGCATCTGGCAGCTCTTGCTCAGGTACAATATGCACCTGTTCAAAGCCGATTTTCTCCAGTACACGACGAACCGGTACATTTCCAGTGCCATGGAGAGGCGTAAACACAACTTTGAAGTTTTTGCCTGGTCCGGCTGCAATCAGCTCACGGTTCACACTCACACTGGCTACCGTATCTACAAACGCTTCATCTTCCTCTTCTCCAAGCCAAACCAACAATCCCTGTGCCTCTGCTTCCTCACGTGTCAGACTGCGAATGTCAGCAAAAGAAGGAACCTCACGGATATAACTAATTACCTGTTCAGCCTGATCAGGAACAAGCTGACCCCCTTCATCGTTGTATACCTTGTATCCATTATACTCAGGAGGATTGTGACTGGCTGTTACAACGATCCCTCCACTGGCTCCCAAATGACGTACACTAAACGAAAGCTGTGGCGTTGGACGCAAGGAAGGGAACAACTTAGCCACGATACCATTGCCTGCCAGCACCAAAGCTGCATCCAGAGCAAACTCTGGCGAAAAGTGACGCGAATCATGTGCAATAACAACCGAAGGTTTGCCTTCTTTACCAGCATGCTGTTCTAAAATATAGCGAGCCAACCCTTGAGTCGCACGTCCGATGACGTAACGGTTCATCCGGTTACTCCCTGCTCCGATCACTCCACGCAGACCGCCTGTGCCAAATTCCAGCTCTTTGTAAAAGCGATCCTCCAGTTCCTGCTCGTTGCCTTCCAATGCGCGCAACTCCTGTTTGGTTTCTTCATCAATATAAGGGTCTT
The Paenibacillus peoriae DNA segment above includes these coding regions:
- a CDS encoding phospho-sugar mutase gives rise to the protein MTQLSKKALEGIESWLQDPYIDEETKQELRALEGNEQELEDRFYKELEFGTGGLRGVIGAGSNRMNRYVIGRATQGLARYILEQHAGKEGKPSVVIAHDSRHFSPEFALDAALVLAGNGIVAKLFPSLRPTPQLSFSVRHLGASGGIVVTASHNPPEYNGYKVYNDEGGQLVPDQAEQVISYIREVPSFADIRSLTREEAEAQGLLVWLGEEEDEAFVDTVASVSVNRELIAAGPGKNFKVVFTPLHGTGNVPVRRVLEKIGFEQVHIVPEQELPDAEFSTVKSPNPEERDAFKLAIALGEKIGADLLIGTDPDADRMGAVVKNRDGEYVVLSGNQSGAIMVYYLLNQLKETGKLPNNGAVIKTIVTSEMGAVIAEHFGATVFNTLTGFKYIGEKMNQFDQTGEYTYLFGYEESYGYLAGNYARDKDAVLAAMLIAEAAAYYSTQGKTLYDVLQELYEQFGYFLEKLESRTLKGKDGVAQIQGKMTDWRSNAPQEIAGVKVDKVLDYSQGLDGLPQENVLKFLLEDGSWFCLRPSGTEPKIKVYFAVRGSSLSDAEQRISHLVDAVMARVDA